CTCGGCAATACTGGTTTTACCATTACCGGCGTGGCCGAACAGGAAGATCGAGCGGCCCGAGTTAATCGCCGGGCCGAGCTGCTGGAGCAGCGCCTCGCCGATCACCAGGTGTGCGAAGGCCTGGCGGATCGAGTCCTCGGTAATAATCAGGCCCTGGGTAGTCTGCTGGCGCATCATGGCACTATAGGCCTCGAGCGTCACCGGCGCAGGGCCGAGGTACTGGGTGCGCTCGCCAATCTCCTTGGCGCGCTCGACGCCGCGGGCGGTGGCCTGGTAGCGGTAGGCCTTCTCGCCAATGCCGCCGGTGCCTTTGATCTCGCACATTTGCTCGCGGCGCAGGTAGCTAATCGACTGATCGATGACATTGTCGTAGGGCAGATGCAGCAAGTCGACGATCTGCTGGCCGGTCATCTCGCCGATCAGGTACAGCGCACGCACGATCATATCGGAGATAAAGCTAAGCGACAGGCCGGTATCGTCGATGCTGCGCGGGCGCGGTGGCAGCTGCGGCTCGGCTGCGCTGCCGTCGGTGATGGGCACTGAGGTCAATGGTTGTTGCATCGTTGCCTCCGGGCGATTGAGTTGCTGCCCAAGCAGTATAGCATAGCGGGTTGTGCATCGCAATGCTTTGGGCGGGCACGCACCGCAGGATGCATGTATACCAAGCCTGCTCACGCGGGCTGCGATGCCAGGCGCGCGAGGCACCTGTACGCCAGATGGTTGCGTACCTTGTTCCCCGTCGTTACGCCTTCTTAACCGTACGAATACTGTGCCGCATCGGCAGGTGCTGTATAATAGTGGCACTTCCGACATCTACACAATTTCAATGCGCCAGCCTGATTTTGAAATCGAAATGGAGGCATTGTAGCCATCATGCGAACGATCGATACCGATGTGCTGGTGATTGGCGGCGGGGCGACCGGCGTCGGCGTGCTGCGCGACCTCGCGCTGCGCGGCATTCGCGCCGCGCTGGTTGAGAAGGGCGACCTGACCCACGGCACCACCGGCCGCTACCACGGCCTGCTACACAGCGGCGGCCGCTACGTCGTGAAAGACAAGCAATCGGCCAGCGAGTGCGCGGTCGAGAACGAGATCCTGCGCCGAATCATGCCGCACTGCCTGGAAGATACCGGCGGCTTCTTTGTCGTAACACCCGCCGACGACGAAGCCTACGTGCCACTGTTCCTGAAGGGCTGCCAGGAGACGGGCGTGTCGGTGCATGAGATCGCGGTACGCGAGGCACTGCGGCGCGAGCCACTGCTCAACCCGCGTATTAGCCGGGCATTCGAGGTGCGCGACGGCTCGGCCGACTCGTTCCTGGCGACCCACTCGAACGCCGAGGATGCCGTGCGCCACGGCGCGCAGGTGCTGACCTACCACGTCGTCACCGGGCTCGAGCGCACGGGCGACCGCGTGACCGGCGCGGTGTGCGAGGATATGCGCTCTGGCGAAACCGTCCATATTCACACCAGCTATATTGTGAACGCCGCCGGTGCATGGGCCGGCAAGATCGCCGAGCTGGCCGGCGTAAAGGTAACCGTAGTGCCCGGCAAAGGCACCATGGTGGCCATGAACCACCGCGTGCTTAACACCGTGGTCAACCGTTGCAAGCCGCCCGCCGATGGCGATATCATCGTGCCGATCCACACCGTGGCAGTGATTGGCACCACCGATGTACACGTGCCCGACCCCGACGTGTTCGGCATTGAGGCATGGGAAGTCGAGCGCATGCTCAGCGAGGGCGAGCAGCTCGTGCCCGGTATTAGCAAGGCGCGCGTGCTGCGGGCCTGGGCGGGGGTGCGCCCGCTGTATAAAGACCAGGACGTGGCCGACGATCGCGACATCCCGCGCACCTACAAGCTGCTCGACCACGAGGCCCGTGATGGCGTCAAAGGCATGATCAGCATGGTCGGCGGCAAGTGGACCACCTACCGCATGATGGCGCAGGAGGCCACCGACGCAGTGGCGGCCAAGCTTGGCATTCAGGCCGAGTGCCGCACGCACCTCGAGCCGCTACCCATCCCGGCCGGCGCCGAGCGCAAAGCCGGCCTGTACTGGCTCGGCAAGCCGCTGGCCGCGATCGAGGCCGACAGCAGCTATGGCCACCTGATCTGCGAGTGCGAGCTCGTAACGCGCGAACGCGTAGTCGACGCAATTACCAGTGGCAAGGCCGCCAACATCGACGACATCCGCCGCGATACACGCCTGGGCATGGGTCCATGCCAGGGCGGCTTCTGCACCTACCGCGCTGCGGCGCTATGGCACGAGCTTAAGCCAGCCACACCGCCGGCGAACGACCCGCCGCACGGGCATGCTGGCAACAGCGTAGCCCTGCTACGCCACTTCCTGCAAGAGCGCTGGAAGGGCCTGACGGTGATCGCCTGGGGCGACCAGCTGCGCCAGGCCCGGCTCGACGAGATCATCTACCTCGACACGCTGGGCCTCGACCTGCTGCCCGCGCCGGCGCCGGCCGAGCAGAACGGCGCCGAGATGGTGACCGCGCACCCGGCGATTGCGACGGAGTATCACGCTGCGTGAGCTGGTTATGCTCGCCGTACTCGGCACAATATAAGGTAACAATATGCGCGACACAATCGTGATTGGGGCCGGCCTTTCCGGCCTGATGGGCGCGCTGGCGCTGGCCGACGCCGGGCGCCGACCGCTGGTGCTGGCCAAGGGCCAGGGCGCGATGCAGTGGGCCGCCGGGACGATCGACGTGTGGGGCGCCGCCAATGGTAGCCTGCGCGCGGCGCTTGGCGAGCTGATAACAACAGACCCTGGACACCCCTACGCGCGGGCGGGGGCCGCAGGCGTCGAGGCGGCGATCGACCGCTTCCGCGCGCTGATGGAATCCGCACGCTACCCCTATGTCGGCAGCCTCGAGCGCAATGTGCTGCTGCCAACCGCACTTGGCGCGCTACGGCCGGCGGCATTCTTTCCAGCCACTATGGCTGCCGGCGACATGCGGCTGGGTGGTGCCGCCCATGCCGGGCCGCCACTACTGCTGGCCGGCTTCCACGAACTGCGCGACTTCTTCCCGCCCATGGCCGCCGAAAACCTGACCGGGCAAGGCATACCGGCACGCGGCGTATACCTGACACTACCGCCGATCGCGCGCCGGCTCGACTTCAACACCCGCGTGTTTGCCCAGCTGTTCGACGACCCGGCCTTCCGCGAGGATGTTGGGCGGCAGCTACGTGCGGCCCGCGGCGACGCGACCAGGATCGGGCTGCCGGCGGTGCTGGGCCTGCGCGACCCGCTTGGCGCGGTGGCGCACCTGCAGGCGCTCAGCGGCGCGCAGATCTTCGAGATCCCGACGCTGCCGCCCTCGGTGCCAGGCATGCGCCTGTTCACAATCTTCCGCGAGGCAATCGTCAAGGCCGGCGGGCGGCTGCAGATCGGCGCCGAGGTGCTGCGTGGCGAAGGCGCCGATGGCGCGCTCACGGCGGTGTACTCGGCTGCCGCCGCGCGCGAGCAAACCCACCGCGCCAACCTGTTCCTGCTGGCCACCGGCGGGGTTGCCGGCGGCGGCGTGCGCACCGACCACACCGGCAGCACGTGGGAGACTGCGCTCGGGCTGCCGCTACAGGCGCCAGGCGGGCGCGGCGAGTGGTTCGCCCCGCGCTTCCTGAACGAGGCCGGCCACCCGATCTACCGCGCCGGGATCGCGACCAACCCACAGCTTCAGCCGCTCGACGCTGCCGGAGCAGTTGTGTACCGAAACGTGGCCGTGAGCGGCGCTGCGCTGGCCGGCAGCGACCCGATCCGCGAGCGCTGCTATAGTGGGATGGCGCTGGCCACCGGCTGGCGCGCCGGGCAAATTCTCAGCTCTGAGCTTTGAGTTGTGAGTCGCGGCAACGCTACCTCACAACTCAAACCTTAGGCCTCAAAACGTGGAAAGCTATGACACACGATCATATTGAGCTCTCGCTCGAGCAATCGCTCGATCACTGTATCAAGTGCAATATCTGCACGGCCGCCTGCCCGGTAAGCGCGGTGACCGACCTGTTCCCCGGCCCGAAGTATGTCGGCCCGCAGGGCCAGCGCTTCCGCATGCCCGGCCAGCCCTCGCCCGACGAATCGGTCGACTACTGCTCGGGCTGCCGGGTGTGTAACGAGGTCTGCCCGACTGGCGTGCGGGTCATGGAGCTGAACACGCGCGCCAAGGCCGCGATCGTCGAGCAGAACGGCCTGCCGCTGCGCGCCTGGCTGCTCGGCTACCAGTACTGGTTCGGCAAGCTGGCCTGCGGCCCGCTGGCGCCGCTGGCGAACTTCGGCGCGAGCAACCCGCTGCTGCGCACTGTGGTCGAGCGCACCGTCAAGATCGGGCGCAAGGCACCACTGCCGAAGTTCAGCACGTATAGCTTCAGGTCGTGGTTCAAGCAAAGAACCAAGAGCCAGGCATCAAAAACCGCAGCTGTGCCGGATGGTTCGCAGTCTACGGCGCCTGGTTCTCGGAAGCAGGTCGTCTACTTCCACGGCTGCTCGACCAACTACTACGAGCCGCATGTCGGCCAGGCGGCGGTCGAGGTGCTCGAGCGCAACGGCTTCGAGGTAATCGTAGCCAAGCAAGGCTGCTGCGGCCTGCCGCTGCTCTCGAACGGCGCGTTCAAGCAAGCGCGCAGCCACCACGAATACAACGTCGAGCAGCTGCTGCCCTACGCGCAACGCGGCATCCCGATCATCGGCACCAGCACCAGCTGCACGCTGACGATCAAGGAAGAGGCATCCGAGCTGCTGGGCATGCACGAGACGGCAGTGCGCATGGTGGCTGAAAACACCTACGACATCTTCGAGTTCCTGCGCCTGCTGCACGATCGGGGCGAGCTAAACACCGACTTCAAGCCAGTGCAGCGCAGCATGCCCTACCACGCGCCCTGCCAGCTGCGCGCGCACAACCTTGGCCGCCCGGCGCTCGACATCCTCGAGCTGGTGCCGGGGCTGCAGCTGAGCGAGAGCACGGCAGCCTGCTGCGGCCTGGCCGGCACCTATGGCTACAAGGCCGAAAAATATCAGATCGCCATGGATGTGGGCGCCGGGCTGTTCGACTTCGTGCGCGCGAGCGGTAGCGATACGGCTGTGTGCGACTCGGAGATCTGTCGCTGGCAGATCGCCCACGGTAGCGGGCTGGAGGTGAAGCATCCGATCGAGATTCTGCGCGAGGCGTATGGTTAGGGTTGGGGGTAGTGTGGGGCTGCGCGCCCCACTACCCCACACGCTTCCGGGGGCTGCGCGCCCCCGTGCCCTGCGCCACACGCGTGCGGGGGCTGCGCGCCCCCGTGCCCTGCGGCAGGCTCCACACGCTTCCGGGAGCTGCGCGCCCCCGTGCCCTGCGCCGCACGCGTGCGGGGGCTGCGCGCCCCCGTGCCCTGCGGCAGGGGCCGCCGCCGGCCCCTGCACCCCACCGCCGGGGTTTGCACCCCGGACCCCCTAAAGCAGGCTATCTCGCTTGGCTTGCCTATGGATCATGCCTTGGGGCGCAGAACAACGTGCTGGTGCGCCCTGGGGCATGTGCGCAGTGCGTACTCGCTGGCACAGCGTTACGTGCCGGAGGGGTATGAGGGGAACCGGCCGGGTTCCTTTCATCTGGATCATGCCTTGGGACAGCCCGAATGATCGTTGGCAAAAAAAGCATGCGTGCTTCCGTGCCCATCACCTGAGTCGCTCGGCCATGGCATGAGTCGATGCCCAGTGGGCTGAGATAGCTTCGCTTGCCGGAGGGGTATGAGGGGAACCGGCCGGGTTCCCCTCATCGGGGGCACGGGGGCGAAGCGCCCCGAATATCTCCACATGGGGGCATGGGGGCGAAGCGCCCCGAATATCCCCACACGGGGAGTGCGGGGCGCAGCGCCCCGAAAACCAAATATCTCCTACGAACCCTTACGCTTCGAGCGGCTCTGGCGGCGCTTGGCAGGCGGCGCAGCATCGGGTGTGGCAGCCGGGCGTGTGGCGCGCGCGGCATCTTTTGGCAACTGCCCGTTGCCGGGCGGCTCGGGGTGGCTGCCATTCGACACCACGGCCGGCGGCGCACCGACCTCGACTTCGGCGTGATCGGCAGGGCTGGGGGCGGCATCTACTGGCGCGGCAGCCTGCTCGTCGACCAGCGCCGAGATCGGATCGGCTGTGTCGACCGCCTCGATCACTGCCACATCGGCCAGCGCGGGCGCGGCTTCCGCCACCGGCGCCTCGGGGATCGCGTACGGGGGTGCGGCCTCGCCGGCCGATATAGCTCGCTCGGCCAGCGCGGGCGCGGCTTCCGCCACCGGCGCCTCGGGGATCGCGTACGGGGGTGCGGCCTCGCCAGCTGGGGCAGCGGTGAGATCGACCGCCGGTGCGAGCGCGGCGGCCCAATCGACGACGAGCTCGGTGTGGCCACAGCGGGCGCAGGCCCATAGGCGCGGCGCGAGCGCGGGGGTATCGGCAGCAGCGTCGGCCGTGCGGAGCGCCAGCTGCTGCTGGAGCCGGCCAGGCACCAGCCCGGCGCCGCAGCGCAGGCATGCGCGTGGCCCGGCCGGCGAGGCAACAGCCCGCTCGGGTGTAGGCGTGGCCGGTGAATCGTTGACCATGCCAGCCTGCAGCGGCGCCTGGGCCATGCTGCTCTGCGGCACAATCCGCTCGGCGGCGCGCCGGTAGACCTTCAGGGTCTCGCGGGCGGCGCGTGCCCACGAGAACTGGCGCGCGCGGGCCAGCCCCAGGCGGCTCAGCTCAGCCCGGCGATCGTCGTCGCCCCACAGCGCGGCGATCTCGTCGGCCCACACATCCGCATCGAGCGGCGGCACATACAACGCAGCGTTACCGCCGATCTCGGGCAGGCTGGAGGTAGCGGCAGCCAGGCAGGCCGCGCCACAGGCCATCGCCTCGAGCAACGGCAGCCCGAAGCCCTCGTAGAGCGACGGGTTGATATACAGCCGGCAGGCGTTGTAGAGCCAGCGCAGATCGTACTGCCCGACCCCGCCGGCGAAGAACACGTGCTCGCCCAGCCGCAGATCGCGCACAGCCGTGAAGATCGCCTCGTCGCGCCAGCCGCGCCGGCCGACAATCACCAGCCGGTAGCCCGCGTCGGGGCGGCGGTCGAGGCAGATCCGCAGCGCCTGGAGCAGCGTCGGCAGGTTCTTGCGCGGCTCGAGCGTGCTGACGAACAGCATGAATGTGCCGGCCTCGACCGGAGTCGAGTTCAACACCCGCGCCTCGCCCTCGCGCAGATCGATCCGCTGGTACAACGGCGCGGCGGCCTCGTAGATCACATCGATCTGCTCGATCGGGATGTCGAGAAACTGCGCAATATCCTGGCGGGTAGCCTCCGACACCGCGATGATCCCATCGGCGCGCGGCGTGTTAGCCCTCACCTGGCCATAGTACGCGCCCGCGGCTTCGTCGAGAATCTCGGGGTAGTGCATGAACGCCAGATCGTGGATCGTCACTACCGCCGGGCAGGGCCGCCGCAGCGGCGCGAT
The sequence above is drawn from the Candidatus Kouleothrix ribensis genome and encodes:
- the glpA gene encoding anaerobic glycerol-3-phosphate dehydrogenase subunit A, whose product is MRTIDTDVLVIGGGATGVGVLRDLALRGIRAALVEKGDLTHGTTGRYHGLLHSGGRYVVKDKQSASECAVENEILRRIMPHCLEDTGGFFVVTPADDEAYVPLFLKGCQETGVSVHEIAVREALRREPLLNPRISRAFEVRDGSADSFLATHSNAEDAVRHGAQVLTYHVVTGLERTGDRVTGAVCEDMRSGETVHIHTSYIVNAAGAWAGKIAELAGVKVTVVPGKGTMVAMNHRVLNTVVNRCKPPADGDIIVPIHTVAVIGTTDVHVPDPDVFGIEAWEVERMLSEGEQLVPGISKARVLRAWAGVRPLYKDQDVADDRDIPRTYKLLDHEARDGVKGMISMVGGKWTTYRMMAQEATDAVAAKLGIQAECRTHLEPLPIPAGAERKAGLYWLGKPLAAIEADSSYGHLICECELVTRERVVDAITSGKAANIDDIRRDTRLGMGPCQGGFCTYRAAALWHELKPATPPANDPPHGHAGNSVALLRHFLQERWKGLTVIAWGDQLRQARLDEIIYLDTLGLDLLPAPAPAEQNGAEMVTAHPAIATEYHAA
- the glpB gene encoding glycerol-3-phosphate dehydrogenase subunit GlpB, with amino-acid sequence MRDTIVIGAGLSGLMGALALADAGRRPLVLAKGQGAMQWAAGTIDVWGAANGSLRAALGELITTDPGHPYARAGAAGVEAAIDRFRALMESARYPYVGSLERNVLLPTALGALRPAAFFPATMAAGDMRLGGAAHAGPPLLLAGFHELRDFFPPMAAENLTGQGIPARGVYLTLPPIARRLDFNTRVFAQLFDDPAFREDVGRQLRAARGDATRIGLPAVLGLRDPLGAVAHLQALSGAQIFEIPTLPPSVPGMRLFTIFREAIVKAGGRLQIGAEVLRGEGADGALTAVYSAAAAREQTHRANLFLLATGGVAGGGVRTDHTGSTWETALGLPLQAPGGRGEWFAPRFLNEAGHPIYRAGIATNPQLQPLDAAGAVVYRNVAVSGAALAGSDPIRERCYSGMALATGWRAGQILSSEL
- a CDS encoding anaerobic glycerol-3-phosphate dehydrogenase subunit C — translated: MTHDHIELSLEQSLDHCIKCNICTAACPVSAVTDLFPGPKYVGPQGQRFRMPGQPSPDESVDYCSGCRVCNEVCPTGVRVMELNTRAKAAIVEQNGLPLRAWLLGYQYWFGKLACGPLAPLANFGASNPLLRTVVERTVKIGRKAPLPKFSTYSFRSWFKQRTKSQASKTAAVPDGSQSTAPGSRKQVVYFHGCSTNYYEPHVGQAAVEVLERNGFEVIVAKQGCCGLPLLSNGAFKQARSHHEYNVEQLLPYAQRGIPIIGTSTSCTLTIKEEASELLGMHETAVRMVAENTYDIFEFLRLLHDRGELNTDFKPVQRSMPYHAPCQLRAHNLGRPALDILELVPGLQLSESTAACCGLAGTYGYKAEKYQIAMDVGAGLFDFVRASGSDTAVCDSEICRWQIAHGSGLEVKHPIEILREAYG
- a CDS encoding glycosyltransferase family 4 protein, with the protein product MRIAIDARLNAYRQGGISQYTRQLLTALADAAPDDQFVSLQHRDQLRPLAIAPNVLRRATLTPPHHRLEQWTWPLEVLLARPSVLHSPDFIAPLRRPCPAVVTIHDLAFMHYPEILDEAAGAYYGQVRANTPRADGIIAVSEATRQDIAQFLDIPIEQIDVIYEAAAPLYQRIDLREGEARVLNSTPVEAGTFMLFVSTLEPRKNLPTLLQALRICLDRRPDAGYRLVIVGRRGWRDEAIFTAVRDLRLGEHVFFAGGVGQYDLRWLYNACRLYINPSLYEGFGLPLLEAMACGAACLAAATSSLPEIGGNAALYVPPLDADVWADEIAALWGDDDRRAELSRLGLARARQFSWARAARETLKVYRRAAERIVPQSSMAQAPLQAGMVNDSPATPTPERAVASPAGPRACLRCGAGLVPGRLQQQLALRTADAAADTPALAPRLWACARCGHTELVVDWAAALAPAVDLTAAPAGEAAPPYAIPEAPVAEAAPALAERAISAGEAAPPYAIPEAPVAEAAPALADVAVIEAVDTADPISALVDEQAAAPVDAAPSPADHAEVEVGAPPAVVSNGSHPEPPGNGQLPKDAARATRPAATPDAAPPAKRRQSRSKRKGS